CACGCCAGACCGCGTCGTCCGCGCCTACGCCGAACAGTTCGCCGGCTACCAGCAGGACCCGGCCTCCATCCTGGCCACCACCTTTGCCGAGGTGGAGGGTTACCAGGATCTCGTGGTGTTGCGCGACATTCCCTTCCATTCGACTTGTGAGCACCACCTGCAACCCTTCGACGGAATCGCCCACGTCGCCTACCTGCCTGGCGAACGGGTGGTGGGGCTTTCCAAGCTGGCTCGCCTGGTCGACTGCTTCGCCCGCCGGGCCCAGATTCAGGAGCGCCTGACGCGCCAGATCACCCGCAGCTTGATGGAGCACCTCCAACCTCGCGGCGCGGCTGCCTATGTAGAGGCCGCTCACGGGTGCATGCGCTGCCGGGGCGTCCGCAAGGAAGGCGCCCGCATGATCACGACGGCCTACGAGGGCGACCTCACCAGCGCCAGCTGGAAAGACGAGTTCCTTCGACTGGTCGGACGCTGACCGCCGCGACGGGGCGGGCCAGAATCATCCGGTGACCCGGACCCTGGCCTTGCCAGTCCAGGGCCGGTCGGGCGCCGGGGGCGACCCAGGAGGAGCCATGCACACCTACCAGCACGTCAGCCTGATGCCCGTGTCCGCAGAAGCACTCTACGCCTGGCACGCCAGCCCGGGGGCTTTTTTGCGCCTGGCACCCCCTTGGGAAACCATGGCGGACATTTCCCGTCAGGGCGCCCTGGAAGACGGGGCGGAAACCCGTTTCACGATTCGCAAGGGCCCCCTGGGCGTGCGCTGGGTGGCGCGCCACGACCAGCACGTGGCGGACCGACAGTTTCGCGACGTGCAGGTGGCAGGCCCCTTTTCGGTGTGGCGGCACACCCACCGGTTCGTCCCGGTGGGTCCTGGCGAGAGTCGGCTGGAGGATTCCCTGGAGGTGGAGGCACCTGGCGGGCCAGTGGCGACGTGGTTGGGCGGCAGCTTTCTGAACGCCACGCTGAGCCGCATGTTCCAGTTTCGCCATCGGCGTACCCGCGACGACCTGGCCCGCCACGCCCGCTACGCGGCAGTCGGACGACGGCGCATCCTCGTCTCCGGGGCCTCAGGCCTGGTGGGGCAGGCCCTGGTGGCCTTCCTGCAGGGCGGGGGGCACGACGTCGTGCGTCTGGTGCGGCGCGCGCCTGGCCCCGGTGAGATTCACTGGGATCCGGAAAAAGGCGAGATCCGGGACAGCGATCTCGAAGGGTTCGATGCGGTGATTCACCTGGCGGGGGAGGGCATCGCCGAGGGACGCTGGACCGCGGCCCGCAAGGCTCGGATCCTTCAAAGCCGGGTGGACGGAACCCGCTTGCTGGCCACGGCGATCGCCCGACTGGACCGCAAACCGGAAGCCTTCATCAGTGCATCGGCGATCGGATTCTACGGAGACCGCGGCGATGAGGGGTTAGACGAGTCCGCAGCAGCGGGCCAAGGCTTTCTGGCAGACGTCTGCCGGGCCTGGGAGGCCGAGACGGCTCCAGCCGGGGAGGCGGGGGTGCGCGTCGTGAACCTGCGCATCGGCATCGTGCTCACGCCCCAAGGGGGTGCGCTCGCGCGGATGCTGCCACCCTTCCAGTTGGGGGCAGGTGGACCGGTCGGCAGCGGGCGGCAGTACATGAGCTGGATCGCCCTGGATGACCTGCTTGGCGCGATTCAGCACGTTCTCTTCACTCCCTCCCTGCGGGGCCCGGTCAACGCCACCGCACCGGAGCCGGCCCGCAGCAGCGAATTCGCGCGCGTGCTGGGCCACGTGCTCCATCGGCCGGCCATTCTCCCGCTGCCGGAACCCGCCGTCTGGTTGATGCTGGGGGAGATGGGGCGGGCGCTGCTGCTGGAGGGCGCGCGCGTGCTGCCCACCAAGCTGCAGCAATCCGGCTTCCAGTTCCTGTGTCCCACGCTGGAGGAGGCGCTGCGACACGAAATCGGCCTGGTGCCAGCAGAAGCCGCCTGAACAGCCAGGCATCCGGGCGCCCACCAGTGCCCGCCGCCCGGCAAAGTCAGGTCCTTCACGTCAGGCGTCGGGCCTCGCCACGACCATCGACGCCGGCAAAAGGCCGACCGGGAATCGCCGCCAGACTGAGCGTTGCTATCAGTAGCCGAAATGGCGACCGTAGCGGTCCATGAACCAGTCGTAGGCCTGGTTACCGACCCAGGCCCCAACCCCGAGCACGCCCAGCGCGAGCAGGCCTTCCGGACGGTTGCGCAGGGTGGAGTCCAGCACCGACCAGAGCAAGGCCGCCCCACCACCCCAGCTGGCTATCCGCCCCACCGAGTATTCCGGCTCGCCGTTCCAGGCCCGCTCCATGCGGCGGAACGAGGTCTGCGTGTTGCGCGCCACGTCCTGGAACTGACGCGTGAACTGATCGATCGTCTGCGAGATCGGATCCGGTTGGGTGTAGCCGGGGTAGCCATAGCGAGGCGCCCCGTAGGTACCGCCGATGGGGCCCAGGCGAGAGATGGACGTGTCGGGCATGCTGATCAACCTCGTACTCGGAATCCAGCATGCTTATCGGCGCGCAATGGAGCAGGCGCGTTAACAATTTGCTAAATCGTTCTCAAATTTGCGTGAACCCGATGCCGAGGACCGGACATCCCGCCAGGCGAGCGCCGCGCAGCGAGGAACGGTGCGGCGCACGCGGTCGTGTTTCCGGCACGTCGCACCGTCCCCCGCTGCAGCGAAGGCTCCTGAAGGCTGGCCTGGCTCAGGGGGTCGAGCGGCTCAGCACCTGCAGACTGCCCCGCGCAGGATCCATGTAAAACCGCACCCAGGCCACCTCGTTGCTGCGATCCGGATCCACAAACTTGTTGGTGGGATCGCTCAGGGTGACCAGGTAATACTGGCCGGACGGATAGCCCGTGACGTCGAATTCCTGCCCGGGCAAGGCGCGGTCATAGAGATCCGCCCAACCCCGCGATATCCCCTGTAGCACCTGGTTGCAGCCCCCGTAAGCCGACGGGGCGGCGTTGCTGCTGTAGCGCACGCTATCGAGCAGGCAGAAGGAAACCTTGTACCCTTGTCGCTCCAGCGGGCCGGTCGGGCTGCCGGTGCGCAGCTGGTAGAGCGCCACGTCCCCCAGGTGAAAGTGATTGTGCGCCGGGTGAAAGTCGAAGGCGCCCA
This Candidatus Sericytochromatia bacterium DNA region includes the following protein-coding sequences:
- the folE gene encoding GTP cyclohydrolase I FolE, which produces MTIHPLRAEPVWLTNAPTSVSADVSREAAMEAVRTLLAYIGEDPDREGLLDTPDRVVRAYAEQFAGYQQDPASILATTFAEVEGYQDLVVLRDIPFHSTCEHHLQPFDGIAHVAYLPGERVVGLSKLARLVDCFARRAQIQERLTRQITRSLMEHLQPRGAAAYVEAAHGCMRCRGVRKEGARMITTAYEGDLTSASWKDEFLRLVGR
- a CDS encoding TIGR01777 family oxidoreductase is translated as MHTYQHVSLMPVSAEALYAWHASPGAFLRLAPPWETMADISRQGALEDGAETRFTIRKGPLGVRWVARHDQHVADRQFRDVQVAGPFSVWRHTHRFVPVGPGESRLEDSLEVEAPGGPVATWLGGSFLNATLSRMFQFRHRRTRDDLARHARYAAVGRRRILVSGASGLVGQALVAFLQGGGHDVVRLVRRAPGPGEIHWDPEKGEIRDSDLEGFDAVIHLAGEGIAEGRWTAARKARILQSRVDGTRLLATAIARLDRKPEAFISASAIGFYGDRGDEGLDESAAAGQGFLADVCRAWEAETAPAGEAGVRVVNLRIGIVLTPQGGALARMLPPFQLGAGGPVGSGRQYMSWIALDDLLGAIQHVLFTPSLRGPVNATAPEPARSSEFARVLGHVLHRPAILPLPEPAVWLMLGEMGRALLLEGARVLPTKLQQSGFQFLCPTLEEALRHEIGLVPAEAA